Proteins encoded together in one Mastacembelus armatus chromosome 15, fMasArm1.2, whole genome shotgun sequence window:
- the lrrc73 gene encoding leucine-rich repeat-containing protein 73, whose protein sequence is MLPASIQITGELLSAAEVQDICESLKEDSVRLLSVRGCQLSDRDFGHICRSVAESHSLVQLNLNLGVVSSISRTRHLADALKTNRSLQTLFLHGSPLLDAGLVTLNVALSTHPALVCLDLGDCMLGDEALSLICGMLPPDGAKSGLRELTLSANPGISSKGWARLAIAVAHSSQLRVLNLDYNPLGDQIAGMLAVAVASSRTLEVLDLEGTGLTNQSAQVFLDMVENYPTSLQILVLAENDISPELQQQICDLLSEGEDDDDREAPPHQPGPASSGSRLPIRDKFQPIRDKHQPIRDKYQPPTWLPHSNSSPQMVLLASGLDGAGICHRLDL, encoded by the exons ATGCTGCCGGCCTCCATCCAGATCACAGGGGAGCTGCTGTCGGCGGCCGAGGTTCAGGACATCTGTGAGAGTCTGAAGGAGGACAGCGTCCGACTGCTGTCCGTCCGTGGCTGCCAGCTTTCCGACCGCGATTTTGGACACATCTGCCGCAGCGTGGCCGAGTCGCACTCGCTCGTTCAGCTCAACCTCAACCTGGGTGTCGTCTCCAGTATCAGCCGGACACGACACCTGGCCGATGCCCTGAAGACCAACCGGTCCCTGCAGACCCTGTT TCTCCATGGCAGCCCCCTGTTGGATGCCGGCCTGGTGACCCTGAACGTGGCCCTGTCAACCCACCCAGCACTGGTCTGTCTGGATCTGGGAGACTGCATGCTCGGAGATGAGGCGCTGAGTCTGATCTGTGGGATGCTGCCACCTGACGGAGCAAAGTCAG GTCTCCGGGAGCTGACTCTGAGTGCTAACCCAGGAATCAGCTCCAAAGGCTGGGCTCGACTCGCTATCGCTGTGGCTCACAGCTCGCAGCTTCGTGTGCTCAACCTGGACTACAACCCGCTGG GTGATCAGATTGCAGGGATGTTAGCGGTTGCTGTGGCGTCCAGCAGGACCCTGGAAGTGCTGGACCTGGAGGGGACCGGACTGACCAATCAGTCAGCACAG GTGTTTTTGGACATGGTGGAGAACTACCCGACCAGTCTGCAGATCCTGGTACTGGCCGAGAACGACATCAGTCCAGAACTCCAGCAGCAGATCTGTGACCTGCTGTCTGAAGGAGAGGACGATGACGACAGGGAGGCCCCGCCTCACCAGCCTGGCCCTGCATCCAGTGGTTCCCGGCTGCCAATCAGAGACAAGTTCCAACCAATCAGAGACAAgcaccagccaatcagagacaaGTACCAGCCCCCTACCTGGCTCCCCCACAGCA
- the mea1 gene encoding male-enhanced antigen 1, translated as MEVWSSVMGPERVLPSSEDELGENERPAEGALMPGVAVWSGGDGGGEEDEDGGEMELDGEEEEEVEEVNSGGYYYQPLNQDPDGANGAELPEDEDEDGGTEQDEAPSHAEQLQQVQHRIEVMGLHLPAAPPPDSDEEEDPEGAAALRSRASIPMDADHVELVKRTMAAVALPSLGVPAWAQEISDDQWKDMVQHTLQSRQSAGALRLSRRGNISGP; from the exons atgGAAGTGTGGAGCTCTGTGATGGGACCAGAGAGAGTCTTACCGAGCTCCGAGGACGAGCTGGGCGAGAACGAGCGTCCGGCAGAGGGAGCGCTGATGCCCGGGGTGGCAGTGTGGAGTGGGGGGGATGGAGGTGgtgaggaggacgaggacgggGGGGAGATGGAGCtggatggagaggaggaagaggaggtggaggaggtgaacAGTGGAGGATATTACTACCAACCTTTAAACCAGGATCCAGACGGAGCAAATGGGGCCGAGCTGCCGGAGGACGAGGATGAAGATGGGGGGACGGAGCAGGACGAGGCGCCATCACAtgctgagcagctgcagcaggtacaGCACCGGATAGAG GTAATGGGTCTCCACCTTCCTGCAGCACCCCCCCCtgacagtgatgaagaggaggaccCCGAGGGTGCGGCGGCCCTCAGAAGCAGAGCCTCCATCCCCATGGACGCAG ACCACGTGGAGCTGGTGAAGAGGACGATGGCAGCCGTGGCGTTGCCGTCGCTCGGCGTGCCGGCGTGGGCTCAGGAGATCTCCGACGACCAGTGGAAGGACATGGTCCAGCACACGCTGCAGAGCCGGCAGAGCGCTGGTGCCCTGCGCCTCAGCCGTCGTGGCAACATCAGTGGCCCCTAA
- the ppp2r5d gene encoding serine/threonine-protein phosphatase 2A 56 kDa regulatory subunit delta isoform has protein sequence MPNKTKKEKETTKSAKSSSKNSNSSGKDAATENSDESQQQQSGNKRPSNSTPPPTQLNKIKYSGGPQLVKKERRQSSSRFSLTKNRELQKLPALKDAPPMEREELFVQKLRQCCVLFDFISDPLSDLKYKEVKRAGLNEMVEYITHNSDVVTESIYPEAVIMFSVNLFRTLPPSSNPTGAEFDPEEDEPTLEAAWPHLQLVYEFFLRFLESPDFQPNIAKKYIDQKFVLSLLELFDSEDPRERDFLKTILHRIYGKFLGLRAYIRRQINNIFYRFIYETEHHNGIAELLEILGSIINGFALPLKEEHKMFLIRVLLPLHKVKSLSVYHPQLAYCVVQFLEKDSSLTEPVIMGLLKFWPKTHSPKEVMFLNELEEILDVIEPSEFVKVQEPLFRQLAKCVSSPHFQVAERALYYWNNEYIMSLISDNAAKILPIMFPALYKNSKSHWNKTIHGLIYNALKLFMEMNQKLFDDCTQQYKAEKQKEKYKLKEREEIWHKIEELARQNPQSNKLHPLRPGLHPQEEYMLYSDSSVAVYSMETETPTAEDIQLLKKTVESEASQGLKDLKKDKVLMRRKSELPQDVYTIKALEAHKRAEEYLTANQEAL, from the exons ATGCCGAACAAAACCAAGAAGGAAAAG GAAACAACTAAATCTGCTAAAAGCAGCTCGAAGAATAGCAACAGCAGCGGGAAAGATGCCGCCACAGAGAACTCTGACGAG tcccagcagcagcagagtggCAATAAGCGCCCCAGTAACAGCACGCCTCCTCCCACTCAGCTCAATAAGATCAAATACTCTGGAGGACCTCAGCTGGTGAAGAAGGAGCGGCGCCAGAGCTCATCTCGCTTCAGTCTGACCAAGAACAGAGAGCTGCAGAAACTGCCTGCCCTCAAAG ATGCTCCTCCGATGGAACGTGAGGAACTGTTTGTTCAGAAGCTGCGTCAGTGCTGCGTGCTGTTCGACTTCATCAGCGATCCTCTCAGTGACCTCAAATATAAAGAGGTGAAGCGGGCGGGCCTGAACGAGATGGTCGAGTACATCACACATAACAGTGACGTGGTGACCGAGTCCATTTACCCTGAGGCCGTCATCATG TTTTCAGTGAACTTGTTCCGGACTCTTCCTCCGTCCTCCAACCCAACGGGAGCAGAGTTTGATCCTGAGGAGGACGAACCGACGCTGGAGGCTGCCTGGCCTCACCTGCAG CTGGTGTACGAGTTCTTCCTCCGCTTCCTGGAGTCCCCAGACTTCCAGCCAAACATCGCCAAAAAATACATCGACCAAAAGTTTGTACTGTCG ctgctggagctgTTCGACAGCGAGGACCCCAGAGAGAGGGACTTCCTGAAGACCATCCTCCACCGCATCTATGGCAAGTTCCTGGGCCTCCGCGCCTACATCCGCCGCCAGATCAACAACATCTTCTACAG ATTTATCTATGAGACAGAACATCACAACGGCATAGCGGAACTACTGGAGATACTGGGGAg tATTATCAATGGCTTTGCTTTACCACTGAAAGAAGAACACAAGATGTTTCTGATCCGAGTTCTTCTTCCGCTTCACAAAGTCAAGTCTCTGAGCGTGTACCACCCACAG CTGGCGTACTGCGTGGTGCAGTTCCTGGAGAAGGACAGCAGTCTTACAGAGCCG GTGATCATGGGTCTGCTGAAGTTCTGGCCAAAGACTCACAGTCCGAAGGAGGTGATGTTCCTGAATGAGCTGGAGGAGATCCTGGATGTCATTGAGCCATCAGAGTTTGTTAAAGTCCAGGAGCCGCTCTTCAGACAGCTTGCCAAATGTGTCTCCAGCCCACACTTCCAG gtggcaGAGAGAGCTCTGTATTACTGGAATAACGAGTACATCATGAGTCTGATCAGTGACAACGCTGCCAAGATCCTTCCCATCATGTTCCCGGCGCTCTACAAGAATTCCAAGAGCCACTGGAACAA gaCGATCCACGGCCTGATCTACAACGCCCTGAAGCTCTTCATGGAGATGAACCAGAAGCTGTTTGATGACTGCACGCAGCAGTACAAGGCTGAGAAGCAGAA AGAGAAGTACAAGCtaaaggagagggaggagatcTGGCACAAGATAGAAGAGCTGGCCAGGCAGAACCCACAG AGCAACAAGCTCCACCCCCTGCGTCCTGGACTCCACCCGCAGGAAGAG TACATGCTATACAGTGACAGTTCTGTGGCCGTGTACTCGATGGAAACTGAGACTCCAACAGCTGAAGACATCCAGCTGCTGAAGAAGACTGTGGAGAGCGAGGCCTCACAG GGTCTGAAGGATCTGAAGAAGGACAAGGTCTTGATGAGGAGGAAGTCAGAGCTGCCACAGGATGTGTACACCATCAAAGCTTTGGAAGCTCACAAGAGAGCCGAGGAGTACCTGACAGCCAACCAGGAGGCTCTCTGA